A stretch of Vibrio maritimus DNA encodes these proteins:
- a CDS encoding PhoH family protein, with protein sequence MSNQIVTLEINLEPSDNRRLSSLCGPFDDNIKHLERRLGVEINHRSNYFTIVGKPHTSAAALDIIKSLYVDTAPVRGQIPDIEPEQIHLAVKESGVLEQNTDSEIAHGKEVFVKTKKGIIKPRTPNQAQYLVNMVTHDISFGIGPAGTGKTYLAVAAAVDALERQEIRRILLTRPAVEAGEKLGFLPGDLSQKVDPYLRPLYDALFEMLGFERVEKLIERNVIEVAPLAYMRGRTLNDAFIILDESQNTTVEQMKMFLTRIGFNSRAVITGDVTQIDLPRGAKSGLRHAIEVLNEVDEISFNFFQSDDVVRHPVVARIVNAYEKWEAADAKARKEIERKRREEREAAQALLDKAASTTSPAESK encoded by the coding sequence TTGAGTAATCAAATCGTAACTCTAGAAATCAATCTAGAACCTTCAGACAACCGCCGTCTGTCCAGCTTGTGCGGTCCTTTCGATGACAACATCAAACACTTAGAGCGCCGTTTAGGTGTCGAAATCAACCACAGAAGTAACTACTTCACGATTGTGGGTAAGCCACATACCAGTGCCGCTGCACTCGACATCATTAAGTCTCTGTACGTAGATACTGCGCCGGTTCGTGGTCAGATCCCAGATATCGAGCCTGAACAAATTCATCTAGCCGTAAAAGAATCTGGCGTCCTTGAGCAAAATACCGACTCTGAAATTGCTCACGGTAAAGAAGTCTTCGTGAAAACGAAAAAAGGCATCATCAAGCCACGTACGCCCAACCAAGCCCAATACCTAGTCAACATGGTGACTCATGATATTAGCTTCGGTATCGGTCCTGCGGGTACAGGTAAGACTTATCTAGCGGTAGCAGCTGCAGTTGACGCACTAGAGCGTCAAGAGATCCGTCGAATCCTGCTGACTCGCCCAGCAGTAGAAGCTGGTGAGAAACTGGGGTTCCTGCCGGGCGACTTAAGCCAAAAAGTCGACCCATATCTGCGCCCTCTTTATGATGCGCTGTTTGAAATGCTTGGTTTTGAGCGCGTTGAGAAGCTGATTGAGCGCAACGTGATTGAAGTCGCGCCACTGGCTTACATGCGCGGTCGTACTCTTAACGACGCGTTTATTATTCTTGATGAGAGCCAAAACACCACGGTTGAACAGATGAAGATGTTCTTGACCCGTATTGGTTTTAACTCTCGCGCAGTAATTACTGGTGACGTGACCCAGATTGACTTGCCGCGTGGCGCAAAATCTGGCCTTCGCCATGCGATCGAAGTGCTTAACGAAGTGGATGAAATCAGCTTCAATTTCTTCCAGTCTGACGATGTAGTACGCCACCCTGTGGTTGCGCGTATCGTTAACGCGTATGAGAAGTGGGAAGCCGCTGATGCCAAAGCGCGTAAAGAGATTGAACGCAAGCGTCGTGAAGAGCGTGAAGCTGCGCAAGCTCTACTAGACAAAGCGGCTAGCACAACGTCACCTGCGGAAAGTAAATAA
- a CDS encoding 2-octaprenyl-3-methyl-6-methoxy-1,4-benzoquinol hydroxylase translates to MEQFEIAVVGGGMVGAALALGLAKQGRSVAMIEKFTPKTFDSSQPMDLRVSAISHRSVDLLESLDAWQAIHAMRVCPYARLETWEADTCRIRFNAKELALPQLGYIVENRLIQLGLWAQFERFDNLKVIEGDGVESLELSPNNSTITLESGRVLNAGLVVGADGANSRVRSAAGIGITAWDYRQECMLINVETELPQQDITWQWFTTSGPRSFLPLCGNQGSLVWYDSPKRIRQLKAMTPAQLEQEIITHFPKELGSIKVLQHGSFPLTRRHAQHYHKQGCVIVGDAAHTINPLAGQGVNLGFKDVETLLECFESKGVNDEALVRYERLRRPDNLLMQTGMDVFYKGFSNTLPPVAFVRNALLKIAEHSGPIKQQVLKYAIGLK, encoded by the coding sequence ATGGAACAGTTTGAAATAGCAGTAGTAGGCGGTGGCATGGTCGGCGCAGCGTTGGCTCTTGGTCTTGCTAAGCAGGGGCGCTCCGTCGCTATGATAGAGAAGTTTACACCCAAGACGTTTGATTCCAGTCAACCAATGGATTTGCGTGTCTCAGCTATTTCTCACCGCTCAGTCGACTTATTAGAGTCCTTAGATGCCTGGCAGGCGATACATGCGATGCGCGTATGTCCGTATGCGCGGCTAGAAACGTGGGAAGCGGATACCTGTCGTATTCGATTCAATGCCAAGGAGCTTGCTCTGCCTCAGCTTGGCTACATTGTAGAGAATCGTCTCATACAGCTAGGGCTTTGGGCACAATTCGAGCGCTTCGATAACCTCAAAGTCATTGAAGGCGATGGCGTTGAGAGTTTAGAACTTAGCCCAAACAATTCCACCATTACGTTGGAGTCCGGACGCGTTCTTAATGCAGGCTTAGTGGTGGGTGCTGACGGTGCGAATTCACGAGTTCGTAGTGCGGCGGGAATCGGAATTACTGCGTGGGATTACCGTCAAGAGTGCATGTTGATTAATGTCGAGACGGAGCTGCCGCAGCAAGATATCACCTGGCAATGGTTTACCACTTCAGGACCTCGATCGTTTCTGCCGTTGTGTGGCAATCAGGGGTCGTTAGTTTGGTATGATTCTCCCAAGCGCATTAGGCAGCTAAAAGCCATGACCCCAGCTCAATTAGAGCAAGAAATAATCACGCATTTCCCTAAAGAGCTAGGGTCTATAAAGGTGCTACAGCATGGCTCATTCCCACTGACTCGTCGCCATGCACAGCATTACCACAAACAGGGTTGTGTGATTGTCGGTGATGCGGCACATACGATTAACCCGCTTGCTGGGCAGGGAGTGAATCTTGGCTTTAAAGATGTCGAGACACTGCTTGAGTGTTTTGAGTCAAAGGGCGTCAATGATGAAGCGCTGGTTCGTTACGAGCGATTGCGTCGCCCTGATAACTTGTTGATGCAAACAGGGATGGATGTTTTTTACAAAGGCTTTAGCAACACTCTCCCCCCCGTTGCGTTTGTTCGAAATGCTCTGCTCAAGATTGCAGAGCACTCTGGCCCGATAAAACAACAGGTGCTGAAGTACGCGATTGGTCTTAAGTAG
- the miaB gene encoding tRNA (N6-isopentenyl adenosine(37)-C2)-methylthiotransferase MiaB: protein MSKKLLIKTWGCQMNEYDSSKMADLLNAANGYELTEEPEEADVLLLNTCSIREKAQEKVFHQLGRWKTLKDKKEGVVIGVGGCVATQEGDHIRERAPFVDVIFGPQTLHRLPEMIKQSQSDEAPVMDISFPEIEKFDRLPEPRAEGATAFVSIMEGCSKYCTYCVVPYTRGEEVSRPMDDVLFEIAQLAEQGVREVNLLGQNVNAYRGPMHDGDICSFAELLRLVASIDGIDRIRFTTSHPLEFTDDIIAVYEDTPELVSFLHLPVQSGSDRILTMMKRPHTAIEYKSIIRKLRKARPDIQISSDFIVGFPGETDKDFQDTMKLIKDVDFDMSFSFIFSPRPGTPAADYPCDLPEQTKKDRLYELQQTVNTQAMRYSRLMLDTEQRVLVEGPSKKNLMELRARTENNRVVNFEGGAELIGQFVDVKITDVFANSLRGEIVRTEKDMDLRTVISPTQMMAKTKREDELGVATFTP, encoded by the coding sequence ATGAGTAAGAAACTGCTAATTAAAACCTGGGGCTGCCAGATGAACGAATACGATTCATCAAAAATGGCCGATCTGCTTAATGCTGCAAATGGCTATGAGCTAACTGAAGAGCCAGAGGAAGCAGACGTACTACTATTGAACACTTGTTCGATCCGTGAAAAAGCGCAAGAAAAAGTGTTCCACCAACTTGGTCGTTGGAAAACGCTTAAAGACAAAAAAGAAGGCGTTGTGATCGGTGTTGGTGGCTGCGTAGCGACTCAAGAAGGTGACCATATCCGCGAACGTGCACCGTTCGTTGACGTTATTTTTGGTCCACAGACTTTGCACCGTCTGCCTGAGATGATCAAGCAATCTCAAAGCGACGAAGCACCAGTAATGGATATTTCGTTCCCAGAGATCGAGAAATTCGACCGCCTGCCTGAGCCTCGTGCTGAAGGTGCGACTGCTTTCGTTTCTATTATGGAAGGCTGCTCAAAATACTGTACTTACTGCGTAGTACCATATACTCGCGGTGAAGAAGTTAGCCGTCCAATGGATGACGTTCTATTCGAAATTGCCCAGCTTGCCGAGCAAGGCGTTCGTGAAGTAAACCTGCTAGGTCAAAACGTAAACGCATACCGTGGTCCAATGCACGATGGCGACATCTGCTCATTCGCAGAGCTGCTTCGTCTCGTTGCTTCTATCGATGGTATCGATCGTATTCGATTCACAACGAGCCACCCGCTAGAATTTACTGACGACATCATTGCGGTATACGAAGACACGCCAGAGCTTGTTAGCTTCCTGCATCTTCCTGTACAGAGTGGTTCAGACCGCATCCTAACGATGATGAAACGTCCACACACAGCAATCGAATACAAATCAATTATTCGCAAGCTGCGTAAAGCACGTCCTGATATTCAAATCAGCTCGGACTTTATCGTTGGCTTCCCTGGTGAGACAGACAAAGACTTCCAAGACACTATGAAGCTTATCAAAGATGTCGATTTCGATATGAGCTTCAGCTTCATCTTCTCACCACGTCCAGGTACGCCAGCGGCAGATTACCCATGTGATCTTCCAGAGCAAACCAAAAAAGACCGCTTGTACGAGCTACAGCAAACTGTTAACACACAAGCGATGCGCTACTCTCGTCTAATGCTAGACACTGAGCAACGCGTTCTTGTTGAGGGACCATCTAAGAAGAACCTAATGGAGCTTCGTGCGCGTACTGAAAACAACCGCGTAGTAAACTTCGAAGGTGGCGCTGAGCTGATCGGCCAGTTTGTTGACGTGAAAATTACCGATGTATTTGCGAACTCTCTACGTGGTGAGATCGTAAGAACAGAAAAAGACATGGATCTTCGCACCGTGATTTCTCCGACTCAAATGATGGCGAAAACCAAACGCGAAGATGAGTTAGGTGTGGCCACCTTTACGCCTTAA
- the ybeY gene encoding rRNA maturation RNase YbeY has product MSIELDLQLAVESEQGLPSAEDFQRWLDKTIIPFQKEAELTIRIVDEQESHQLNHEYRGKDKPTNVLSFPFEAPPGIEMSLLGDMIICRQVVEKEAIEQSKPLTAHWAHMVVHGSLHLLGYDHIEDEEAEEMEALETEIMQEMGFEDPYLAEKE; this is encoded by the coding sequence ATGAGCATCGAACTTGATCTCCAACTCGCTGTCGAATCGGAACAAGGCCTGCCAAGTGCTGAAGACTTTCAGCGCTGGCTAGACAAAACCATTATTCCGTTTCAGAAGGAAGCAGAGCTCACCATTCGCATTGTTGACGAGCAGGAAAGTCACCAACTCAATCATGAGTACCGTGGTAAAGATAAGCCTACAAATGTACTGTCTTTTCCATTCGAGGCCCCTCCGGGCATCGAGATGAGTCTGCTTGGCGACATGATTATTTGCCGCCAAGTGGTCGAAAAAGAGGCGATTGAGCAATCTAAGCCTCTGACAGCACACTGGGCACATATGGTTGTACATGGCAGTCTTCATCTGCTAGGTTATGATCATATTGAGGATGAAGAAGCCGAAGAAATGGAAGCTTTGGAAACCGAAATTATGCAAGAAATGGGCTTTGAAGACCCGTATCTCGCTGAAAAGGAGTAG
- a CDS encoding lactonase family protein, translating to MKSLPFNILVGQYSDPHHLGFCALTLTSDGQLAQQTKLTNICDASYLVKTDSGIYVVSEQYQQDGAALYFVSHQGAILQRIALEGDAPCHIAISKDLNLIAVAHYGTGNFELFRLTSNGMIEDRISIITNKGHGPHPDRQLAPHGHQVAFIPNCSVFMTVDLGIDMLTFYEQHNEELEELQRLELPPGSGPRHTAFSCDGRIGFVLCELDESLVVIRRNRDKRWEVIANQAGFPEHKCHEAAAAIKLSADQRYLYLTSRGASIISWFDVTEPTNPSYQGHVSSGGDFPRDLSLSSDGKWLITANQHSHSVGLFSLNHETGQPTLVSRIDNIAAPACIVVD from the coding sequence GTGAAATCTTTACCTTTCAATATCCTCGTTGGTCAATACTCAGATCCTCACCATTTGGGCTTTTGTGCCTTAACACTGACGTCAGATGGTCAACTGGCCCAGCAGACTAAGCTTACGAATATTTGTGATGCCTCTTATCTCGTAAAAACCGATTCTGGTATTTATGTTGTCTCTGAACAATATCAGCAAGATGGTGCCGCGCTTTACTTCGTTAGCCACCAGGGAGCTATTCTTCAACGGATCGCGCTCGAGGGAGATGCTCCCTGTCACATTGCAATATCAAAAGACCTAAACTTGATTGCCGTTGCCCATTACGGTACAGGTAATTTCGAACTGTTCCGACTCACATCAAACGGCATGATTGAGGACAGAATCTCCATTATCACCAATAAAGGCCACGGTCCGCACCCTGATAGACAGTTAGCTCCTCACGGGCACCAAGTCGCGTTTATACCAAACTGCTCTGTGTTCATGACGGTGGACCTTGGTATCGACATGCTCACGTTTTATGAGCAGCACAATGAGGAACTTGAGGAGCTGCAACGACTAGAGTTGCCACCAGGTTCGGGACCAAGGCATACCGCCTTTAGCTGCGATGGTAGAATTGGATTTGTCCTATGTGAACTCGATGAATCATTAGTAGTGATTCGACGAAATAGGGATAAGCGATGGGAGGTAATTGCAAACCAAGCAGGCTTTCCAGAGCACAAATGTCATGAGGCAGCCGCAGCGATAAAACTCTCTGCCGATCAGCGCTACCTTTACCTTACAAGTCGAGGAGCGTCGATAATTTCTTGGTTTGACGTCACCGAACCAACGAACCCTTCCTACCAAGGTCACGTTAGCTCTGGTGGCGATTTCCCGCGAGATCTCTCACTTTCTTCCGATGGTAAGTGGCTGATTACTGCTAATCAGCACTCTCATAGTGTGGGACTGTTTAGTTTGAATCACGAAACAGGCCAGCCAACACTTGTATCAAGAATAGATAATATCGCTGCGCCTGCATGTATTGTGGTGGACTGA